The Pungitius pungitius chromosome 15, fPunPun2.1, whole genome shotgun sequence nucleotide sequence TGATTTGTTTACTTTGTTCACTCGTGTTTGAGACGCACTTCATGGGTCTGATGAGTATTTGGATTCATGTCAAACTGCCTGTtgtgagaaaataaatcatccaATGCTCGTTAGCACGTAGCCACAATGCTTCACTGAAACTTCTTAAgtatcaaatcaaataaattaatCACAATTGTTAAAACGTTACATGCATGTCGCTAATTGTTTAAGGATCCCATTGAACTAGTTTGTCAGGTTGCAGGTAGAAGTCTGAAgtcacatttcctttttaccGCTTATTGATCTCTGAAACGTCCCTCCGCACTGCGAGGGagctgctgagggggggggggggggggggggggggctgcgaggCTTCAGCAGCCCGACTCGGCCCTCCTCTCGGGCCGGGCTGACTGGCAGGTGGAGGGCGGGGTGAAGACGTCGGGGTCGCTGATGCCCAGGTGGATGTTGAAGAAGCGGGTGGAGGTGGTGACGCTGCTGTTCTTGACGTAGGTCTCCTGCACCGGGTAGCAGTCCTTGAGGGTGTAGACGCCCACCCAGGTCTcatctggtggggggggggcgagcagaGCGAAGATGTGACATCAGTAACATTCAATAACAATCTCTCATCTAAGATCCCCAAATAAACCTTTGCTGTAAAGAGATTCAACTCGGAGCTCGTCGGCGCTAATAAGACACTGTGATGGATTCAGCTGAGACCAAGGGTCACGTGACCAAACCTCTGTGACCTTCATGCCCGAGgacacagcagagaggagacgaggcGACCAATGAAAAGGGTTCACGGtctgcttttcttctttcatgtgTAACTGCGGACACGAACGCTATGATGGTTCTGTTATATATTGCTCGGAAATTAAATActacagagagagaaatgtgtcaCATGTGTCATGTAGGTAATAAACATCTTCCAGCTCCACCGTGTTGTCACGTATCTGTGTTTCAGCCTCGCAGGAGGACACCACtgcgcagagagacagactcaCGGCGGCGGGCCGGCTTCCTGTCGGACCACTCCTGCACCTCCACGTTGTCCCCGGGGCCTCCGATGAAGTACTGGTCCTCGAAGGTGGAGTTGTCCGGGATGTCGAAGGGATCCCAGGCCTCCGTCAGGGAGATCTTAGAGCAGTCCTTGGTCTTCTGGTCGATCTGGAACATCACCATGCTCTGGTACAAGTAGATGTACTCAAAaaacctggagggggggggtgatgaggattgagaaggtgtgtccaaacttttgaccagaaatgtatatacataaagcaattattattataatgataatataatGTGCTCAAAGACGGGCTCACCGCTGACAGGGCGCGTGCTTCTGGCTCCGCTGCAGGACTCGCAGCCTCTGCTTCAGGCCGTCGTAGGAGACCGAGGCCCGGGCGTTCCTCCCGCTGCTGTGGTCGTACATCACCCATCTGCCCTCCCACTGCAGCGGGGCGACGCAGGGCGCGGCCGCCGACCGGGAGGCCTCCGTCCTCGGGGGGCCGAGGACGGAGGCCCCGGCGGCGGCCAGAAACGCGAACAACAGCCGGTGCATCGCTGCTGTGGTGAAGTCCCGTTAGATGatcccgttgttgttgttgttgttgcccaTGAGCTGCACCTGCCGCGGATGATTGCATAGGGTTTCCGGTtgtggttttcaaaataaaggcgtTAATGTTTAGTGTGTATATCTGTACAtattaaaaacagaacaaaaatccCAGAACTTTAATCGACGGTTAATaataactaaaaataaataaaatccgtAAAAGACAGTTAAACTACAAAAAGTATTGTAGATACCTGTAATTGGAGGTTTAACCGCATTCTAGCAAAAttgttgtaaaatgtcaaaGAATAAGCATCAAGTTAATAATACAGCAAGCTAGTGCTAAATGGGAAACGTTTTGTATCTTTATTAAGGATCAATCTACAGATTATTTTATTGAGTAATCGAAACAATAAattatttgataaaataaatgtatgtactTGAAAGGATGtttggaaataaaatataaacattttggaaaatcttacagaccataatttactaaatgactAGCATGCTAGAGATTGAAACCATAAACTCGTGTTTAcaggaaataaatcaaaaagtagagtcattttctcatttatATGCACAAACATTCACATCATACATATTAAGCATCATTTTTAGAACAGGCAGAAATCAAACATACTGCACAGCTAGGCTAGGCGTCGCAGGCGGCGCGGGGCGGGGCGGCGCGGGCGCGTTCGCTTGACGTCACCATGCGACGCAGCCCGATGACGCGAAGGCCCCAGAACAACATGGCGAAGAAACAACGTGGGGAAGCTGCTCCGTCTTTGAGCAAGGCGGGCAGAGAGAAACAGATGGAGGGTTTCAGTTTGTTGCTCGAGTCCAGTGACGATGAAGGGCCCGAAGAGGTGACCTTTGAAGACTCCAAGGCCGATGCTCTGCGGACCATGAAACAGGCGCTGGACAGAGCCAGGAGGTAGCTAACGCTAGTTAGCTCTCTGGCTAATTAGCCATGGTTTAACGTTGCATGGAGGCCGTTAAACACAACTCCATCAGAAGCGAACTGCATTCACTAGTTTACGCGCTTGCGGGTGGACTAAGTTCACTGCAGCGGACTATTCATCATCTCATTTCCTGCTCTGCAGCGCGTTTCACGTCGGCGTGCTCATTCAACAGTGAGCGGCTCCGTATGATGACGCCATTTGTAAAGCAACAGTTGACGATTCATAGATTCTTATTCCGCCAACTTTTAGAATAATCCATGACCGTCTTTACCAATTATGTTGTATTACATTTTGAACTAAATCAAACGTTTCCTTCCGAAAAAGCCTAGTTTTATCCTGCTGAACAAACTCCTGCGCATGCGTGTGATCTACAGACGTGTTGGGTGGAGTTCGGAGCTTCATCCACAAAGAGCATGGAGGCACCAAACCACCGCGGTCAGAAGATCGAGTCCATCCAGCGTCTGATGTCTGTGCGTTTCATGTCCTCagggagaaggagctgctgagggagaagaggaggaagcgaCAGGAGCTCTTCCAGGAGCAGAAGGTCGGTTATTAAACCGCAAAACGGCACtttgtttaaatgtaatataatacaatatttatagtATAATAATACAAGTATAATTTAAGTGCTTTTAGTTTAAGTCAAGATGACTCATCTTAAACATCTTGACTGTGACAATCATTTCTTTGACGTTAATTTATAGAAGACTAAATGGCAGCTGTTCTGTTACATGACCTTTGAAATAAATCGGGCTGGAAGCAGCAGCCAAACACCTTCTGTATTTTTAAGGTTCATTAAAATTCCCTccacagaaaagaaaacttctACCAGCTGACGTCTTGGAGGAAATCGACTCTGCACTTTCAAAGTACGTTTCTGTTTGGGACGAATTCATGAAGAAGATTCCCAAAGCTCTGCTTCATGAACCTTTTCAAATGTTGTCCCTTctacaggaagcaggaagagtCCGAAGTGAGAGGTAAAAAGCACATTTCGGTCTTGACGTCTTTTAACCTGCAGAAGGAGCTTCACATCGGAACCACTGATGTTTCCCAACGtctctcctgcagctgaagaggaggcggagccagAAGAAGTCGagggcaggaagaggaagaggaaacggCAAAGTGTCAGAAAGTACGTAAACGCACTCCTTCCTGCTCCATCCAACGCCGGAGTAATTCAGTGGTAACCCgaacgtgacctttgacctggctGTGTGGTTTCAGCCTGAAGGGAAACTACACGGTGACGACGGTGAAGCAGAGCGCGCTGGCGTCCGCCCAGCTGCAGGCGGCCGAGGATTTCCTCCATTCCCGGATGTACGGACCAGGGAGCCGAAGGACCACGAGTAAGACGATCGTCTGCTTTCCGTCACGTCTCCTCAACCCTCGCAAGCCACACTCTGTGCCAGTAGTCCGCGAGGACCATGATCTGTCTCAATTTTACGTCTTGCCACAGCGACGCTCCGTCAGGTCCCAGCGAGGCGTCCCCTCTCCTCGGGGCGCCGCCGCAGGGAGCCACGACGGCGACATCGGCGCCTCGCTTCAGTCCGACGGGCTCTTTAACACTTTGTCCTCCTGCTCTCAGGTAACGAGATGCTCTCCCTGGAGAACAAGAAGGGGAAGAACAAGAGTGCAGCCGTGCAGTTTGTGAAGAAGGACTGGGGTGAGAAATACTTCCAATTTTTAGCTGCTTCTGAAACAGCTGCCGGCTGAGAACTCAAAACTAGAATCAGAGTGTTTATAACGCGATGTTGGTCTGTACATTCATACGTGCGTGTGATGATGTCGCCTCCTCAGCCTGTCGAGAGAAAGCCAAAGcagagaagctgaagaagagaTGGATCCACAAGCAGCAGCTTCCCTCCAGCTGATCACAGCAGGAAGAAGGTCCCTCAGATGCAGCTGTTTAGTTTAAAAGGTGCGATTTATTGTCCTGTAACCTTAATCTCATGTAATTATTTGATAAAAGATGCTGTTTAATAAAAGATGCTTATGCTTTAGAATCTGGTTTACTTTTATTAGTAAATTAAAACTGTTCCAACATGAACATTGGGtcaatgaaatgttttatatGAAGTTTAAGACACTGACTATTTATTAACGTTACTACTTTCTGACATTCACAAGATAATTTAGTCAAACCTGGTTTTCCTTTCACTTTATTTGGAGTCATCGAGCTGATTTATTCCAACAGAAACACTTCTGCAAGTTAAAGCCTGTTTACaatgtaataaatgtgtcaGTTTCATGGTGTCCACCAAGTTAATAATTGGTGATTTAAGGCCAGAACTAAAACAAATGACTTAATTTGCATgatgtataaataaaaatgattgacagctttGAGCTGAACACAACGAGCTCCATTCAGCAGCCAGACATCGTTTTAtcactttttttaataaaaatcttTTCACCCTCACACAAATTGCACTTTTTCTTCTGCAAGTGGACAATCAGGACGACTCGCTGTTTGACGTCTTTCCTTTTACACTGAAAGGAACAAAAAGACATCTAAACTTGATCTTACCACCACTTTACTACGGCATGCACAGGCTTCAGagggacgacccccccccccccccccagaaaaggGTTTGAATAAAGAAACCACCAAGAGCTTAGAGGTGGGGAGACGCGTTAGGGACCGTATTGGGTTCTTTTCGTTGGTAACAGTGCGGTTGAAGAtactgaaatgttttattttccctgTCAAAGAGGACCGAGACTGACCCGTAACAAGCAGCCCTCctgatgcatgatgggaagtCTCCATACGCCACAAACCCCTGAAAATAGGACATTTCAGCTCGTTTTTATGGGTGGGGTAGACAAcgttgggagggggggtaatTAGGAGTCACTGGTGTCAATAAAAAGCGTAAaggattctgtgttttttttgttttcatttgatacCTAAATAAGTCTATTAATAGAACTTTAACATGTGGGATCGGGACCTTTATTACAACAAGTACAACTTGCTCTTGCTGGTGCTCAacaaatatactgtaaatgcaAGGAACAATAATTAATGTGATAATAATAGTCGTCGGCGTCGCGCCTGAAAacctgaaacaacaaaaacaataagagccgggtaaccatggcaacccaAAGAAACTAAAAGGTTAAAACAGAAGCAGATTCTTATCGGCTTCCTCAAAGTCGCGAGTCCACGCGACCTCTGCCCCAGTCctgaagtgagggggggggggggggggaggtgttgcCCAGTGAGTTTGGTTTACAGGGTGGTCGGCCATTTtcttattgggggggggggggtccacaccAGTTGGAGTAGTTTTCTTGCCACCTCCTCACCGCCTTGGTGCAGACGCCGGGGtcttggaggggggggcacaggctgCGAGGTCAACCAAGCTGGAGGCGTATTTTCATATTTACGACAaaatggtgtgtttgtgtgtttgcttattcatttttgttattatgtGGCGTTTCTTTCAATCTAAAGACCTGCCCAAAAGTGACTCGTGGTCCTCGGCGCGTGAGCTGGTTCAACGCTCGACTTCCTGTTGTGGTCCCTtcagaggacgggggggggcacacggctggaggaggtggaaggagaCACATTTCTGGACAGGTCCTGACAGCGTGCGGGggggtgcgcacacacacacacacacacacacacacacacacacacacacacacacacacacacacacacacacacacacacacacacacacacacacacacacacacacacagggctagTGCAGGTAATCGTCCACGGAGGCGAAGGCGCAGGAGCCGCTGCCAGTTCGAGCCATGATGGCGAGGCACTGGGCGGCCTGACCCACGGCCTGGGCCAGGGGGGGCTGCTTGGGCAGATTGTGGGTCTCTGGggacgaaaaaaaaagcattacgAAATGGGCTTTGTGGTTAGCAATAAATATTCTTCATTAATACAGGTCATAACGccctaaataaatataataaaatctACAATGGATTAAAGCAATGAGCTGAAATGAGTCTCTGAAGACGCCTCCCTTCGATCTAAATGACGTTCTGTGAGTTGTACTTTTATGGAACAGGAAGTCTGTTCTACTTCAGCTCGTCAACTGTTGTAGTGATTTAGGAAATGAAAATTGGTTCCATCCAGATGGTGTCGTTTTTTAATCCCTTGTTCTATTCTAGTAGAATCATGAGTTCGATTCCTCTTATTTGAATTTTGCCGTGTCAGTGTTAACGTAATCCTGCAGACTGCCGACTATTTAGACTATTCTTCACAGGTCTGAATCTGGGCGCCATGGAAACGCAGACAACAACCCACCTAGTATTGCACTGTTGAGCGTGGAGCAGACGGGCTCCCTCTGAATGGCGTCCAGCTGGTAGCCCACCGGGCTGCTCCAGGGGTCCGAGTAGGCCAGCAGGCTGAAGGCGTCCTGAGAGGGGACACAAACGATGACCTCACCGTCTCCTCCAGGTGTTCTTATACTAACGGCTACTACGTAGTACACTAGtgtctactactactactactactactactactaccaccacgGTCAGTTACTTCAAACTGCGCGGCGTGGGTTGTA carries:
- the epdr1 gene encoding mammalian ependymin-related protein 1, producing the protein MHRLLFAFLAAAGASVLGPPRTEASRSAAAPCVAPLQWEGRWVMYDHSSGRNARASVSYDGLKQRLRVLQRSQKHAPCQRFFEYIYLYQSMVMFQIDQKTKDCSKISLTEAWDPFDIPDNSTFEDQYFIGGPGDNVEVQEWSDRKPARRHETWVGVYTLKDCYPVQETYVKNSSVTTSTRFFNIHLGISDPDVFTPPSTCQSARPERRAESGC
- the nol7 gene encoding nucleolar protein 7 — translated: MRRSPMTRRPQNNMAKKQRGEAAPSLSKAGREKQMEGFSLLLESSDDEGPEEVTFEDSKADALRTMKQALDRARREKELLREKRRKRQELFQEQKKRKLLPADVLEEIDSALSKKQEESEVRAEEEAEPEEVEGRKRKRKRQSVRNLKGNYTVTTVKQSALASAQLQAAEDFLHSRMYGPGSRRTTSNEMLSLENKKGKNKSAAVQFVKKDWACREKAKAEKLKKRWIHKQQLPSS